Proteins found in one Planctomycetes bacterium MalM25 genomic segment:
- the phnP gene encoding Phosphoribosyl 1,2-cyclic phosphodiesterase has protein sequence MSREPVSVDIRGQMVVLGTGTSVGVPAIGCGCPVCTSDNPKNRRTRCSVILGLPEGNLLIDTSPDLRHQLLREGIGIVHAVLYTHEHADHLFGLDDLRLMQFYLGGPVPLYCEEWTEQRIRKSFDYAFGRTRNTHPGATPQLTFERIGAVNEGWPEFEVLGARVTAVRQHHGPNFDTLGFRFGNVAYCTDLSGMPEESQERLHGLDVLILDALRPEGHSTHLSVEQAVSLAEKLGAKRTYFTHMCHDLEHEATCAALPDGVDLAYDGLRIPLT, from the coding sequence GTGAGTCGCGAACCGGTCAGCGTCGATATCCGCGGCCAGATGGTCGTCCTGGGCACCGGCACCAGCGTCGGCGTGCCGGCCATCGGCTGCGGCTGCCCCGTTTGCACCAGCGACAACCCCAAGAATCGACGCACGCGCTGCAGCGTGATCCTCGGGCTGCCCGAGGGGAACCTGCTGATCGACACGTCGCCCGACCTGCGACATCAACTGCTGCGTGAGGGGATCGGAATCGTTCACGCGGTCCTGTACACGCACGAGCACGCCGACCACCTGTTCGGGCTCGACGACCTACGGCTGATGCAATTCTACCTGGGCGGCCCGGTGCCGCTGTACTGCGAGGAGTGGACCGAGCAGCGCATCCGCAAGTCGTTCGACTACGCCTTCGGCAGGACGCGCAACACGCACCCCGGCGCCACGCCGCAGCTGACCTTCGAGCGGATCGGCGCCGTGAACGAGGGCTGGCCCGAGTTCGAGGTCCTGGGAGCCCGCGTCACCGCGGTGCGGCAGCACCACGGACCGAACTTCGACACGCTCGGTTTCCGATTCGGAAACGTCGCCTACTGCACCGACCTGAGCGGCATGCCCGAAGAGAGCCAGGAACGGCTGCACGGGCTCGACGTGCTGATCCTCGACGCGCTGCGTCCCGAAGGGCACTCGACCCACCTGAGCGTCGAGCAAGCGGTCTCGCTCGCCGAGAAGCTGGGCGCGAAACGGACCTACTTCACGCACATGTGCCACGACCTCGAGCACGAGGCGACCTGCGCCGCCCTGCCTGACGGCGTTGACCTCGCCTACGACGGGCTGCGGATCCCGCTCACCTGA
- the prc gene encoding Tail-specific protease precursor, translating to MIDSVRRLGPVRAGFSLRRAAKAGLLALAAVVTVAPVLAAPAPPDRQTQTIARSVRFLLEQKHISRQAIDDTISQRCLESFLESLDPLKLYFYQSDIDEFARNRDRLDDYFRSGNVDFAHTVFARFLARLEERVETALKWVDAEHDFTVDERMVTDADSATYPRTPEEASDRWRKRVKFDLMLKITETDPELAEGAPASEPLPGLKIGPGIQLGEDADLSDARVRLRKRYSSLRKRWNQTSSDELLELYVTALTSGFDPHSSYMSPSTLENFNIQMRLELDGIGASLRSDDGYTEVAEVIAGGAADQEGSLTKGDKIVGVGQNTEGPMEDIVDMKLNDVVKLIRGKRGTIVRLQVKPVDNPNDLVEYIITRDRIELKNQEARSVIIEGADLGLPPKANGQPYRLGVIDLPSFYMDMEGARAGLPNYKSVTRDVRRLLDGFDKEAAAGRPIDAVVVDLRFNGGGSLTEAVNLTGLFIDQGPVVQVKGTDGRTIPYADDSPGMMWDGPLVVLTNRFSASASEIFAGAVQDYGRGIVVGDESTHGKGTVQQLFDLGNKLFGRAGNLGALKMTIQQFYRPGGDSTQNRGVLADIRIPALTDHLEGITEAEMDYALAFDRVRALRHDFHGMAGGQIASQLQSLSDERVSRSEDFADDLKKIDKYETQKDNTDLTLNLSEFLAEREELDEDKEKKEMGEQMSDSDKPVFDLDDHYNREAMSITIDYVRLLQANKLAIAR from the coding sequence ATGATCGACTCCGTCCGTCGTCTGGGCCCCGTCCGCGCTGGATTTTCGCTGAGGAGGGCCGCCAAGGCCGGACTGCTCGCCCTGGCGGCGGTAGTCACGGTGGCGCCAGTCCTCGCCGCCCCCGCGCCGCCCGACCGCCAGACGCAGACCATCGCTCGGTCGGTCCGGTTCCTGCTCGAGCAGAAGCACATCTCGCGGCAGGCGATCGACGACACGATCTCCCAGCGGTGTCTCGAGTCGTTCCTCGAATCGCTCGACCCGCTAAAGCTCTACTTCTACCAGTCGGACATCGACGAGTTCGCCCGCAACCGTGACCGGCTTGACGATTACTTCCGCTCGGGCAACGTCGACTTCGCCCACACGGTCTTCGCCCGTTTCTTGGCGCGGCTAGAGGAACGCGTCGAAACCGCTCTCAAGTGGGTCGATGCCGAGCATGACTTCACCGTGGACGAGCGGATGGTCACCGACGCCGACTCGGCGACCTACCCGCGCACCCCGGAAGAGGCCTCCGACCGTTGGCGGAAGCGGGTCAAGTTCGACCTGATGCTCAAGATCACCGAGACCGACCCCGAGTTGGCCGAGGGCGCGCCGGCGAGCGAGCCGCTCCCCGGGCTGAAGATCGGCCCCGGGATCCAACTCGGCGAGGACGCCGACCTCTCCGACGCCCGCGTGCGTCTCCGCAAGCGTTACAGCAGCCTCCGCAAGCGTTGGAACCAGACTTCGAGCGACGAGCTGCTCGAGCTGTACGTGACGGCGCTCACCAGCGGTTTCGACCCGCACTCCAGCTACATGAGCCCCTCAACGCTGGAGAACTTCAACATCCAGATGCGGCTCGAGCTGGACGGCATCGGGGCCTCGCTCCGCAGCGACGACGGCTACACCGAGGTCGCCGAGGTCATCGCCGGCGGAGCCGCCGACCAGGAGGGATCGCTCACCAAGGGCGACAAGATCGTTGGCGTCGGTCAGAACACCGAAGGCCCGATGGAAGACATCGTCGATATGAAGCTGAACGACGTTGTGAAGCTGATCCGCGGCAAACGCGGCACGATCGTCCGTTTGCAAGTGAAGCCGGTCGATAACCCGAATGACCTGGTCGAGTACATCATTACTCGCGACCGGATCGAGCTGAAGAACCAAGAGGCCCGCAGCGTCATCATTGAGGGAGCCGACCTCGGTCTCCCCCCCAAGGCGAACGGCCAGCCGTACCGGCTCGGCGTGATCGATCTTCCGAGCTTCTACATGGACATGGAGGGGGCCCGCGCCGGGCTGCCCAACTACAAGAGCGTCACCCGTGACGTCCGCCGGCTGCTCGATGGCTTCGACAAGGAGGCCGCCGCCGGCCGCCCGATCGACGCCGTCGTGGTCGATCTCCGCTTCAACGGGGGCGGTTCGCTCACCGAGGCGGTCAACCTGACCGGCCTGTTCATCGACCAGGGCCCGGTCGTCCAGGTGAAAGGGACCGACGGTCGCACCATCCCCTACGCCGACGACAGCCCCGGCATGATGTGGGACGGTCCGCTCGTAGTGCTCACCAACCGCTTCAGCGCCTCGGCGAGTGAGATCTTCGCCGGCGCCGTGCAGGACTACGGCCGCGGCATCGTCGTCGGCGACGAGTCGACCCACGGCAAGGGGACCGTGCAGCAGCTCTTCGACCTGGGCAACAAGCTCTTCGGTCGGGCGGGCAACCTGGGCGCGCTGAAGATGACGATCCAGCAGTTCTACCGACCCGGCGGCGATAGCACCCAGAACCGGGGCGTGCTGGCCGACATCCGGATCCCGGCCCTCACCGACCACCTCGAGGGGATCACCGAGGCCGAGATGGACTACGCCCTCGCCTTCGACCGGGTCCGCGCTCTGCGGCACGACTTCCACGGCATGGCGGGCGGCCAGATCGCCAGCCAGCTGCAAAGCCTCTCCGACGAGCGAGTGAGTCGTTCGGAGGACTTCGCCGATGACCTCAAGAAGATCGACAAGTACGAGACCCAGAAGGACAACACCGATCTGACGCTCAATCTGTCCGAGTTCCTCGCCGAGCGTGAGGAGCTCGACGAGGACAAGGAGAAGAAGGAGATGGGCGAGCAGATGAGCGACTCGGACAAGCCGGTCTTCGATCTGGATGACCACTACAACCGCGAAGCGATGTCCATCACGATCGACTACGTTCGCTTGCTGCAAGCCAACAAGCTCGCGATCGCTCGCTGA
- the selA_2 gene encoding L-seryl-tRNA(Sec) selenium transferase: protein MPGPDFLSQLPSLDELLENPRIKTTIDRVNRSNAAAQVRAALSGLGAEVSRRAEELQSIAPGELFEKLVRRLNDPSTPVAPPSINATGDLLTGWAAPPLPAAAREAALAVAEGFRREHGAAASVATRLLPCEAASLCSSPVAALSVAMESLAGGGVAVVGRSEMRELVEGVRLDEVARRAGVTLREVGATDAATLADYETALEEAKASGSERRLVLHRPGGGATPLAEELASLASRHGAASLVDCGPARPRNDTPAYGDTTPSIEETLDAGVDAAIVATGGLLGGPVGGLLLGKRSVLERINASGAARADLIDPMLDAALAATLALFDQPDSLRFTHPLHQLLDAPQENLRTRAERLAPLIAVAEGVASAEAVEIAGGLRPGWCVEITPEGSPSELLSAVSKRGPGLVLGQTERGLSLDLRSVFASQDRSIAAAFGAEPLQGEPSEGQSG from the coding sequence ATGCCCGGCCCCGACTTCCTGTCGCAGCTCCCGTCGCTCGATGAGCTGCTCGAGAACCCGCGGATCAAGACGACGATCGATCGCGTCAACCGCTCGAACGCCGCCGCACAGGTCCGCGCAGCGTTGAGCGGCCTGGGCGCCGAGGTGTCGCGGCGAGCCGAAGAGTTGCAATCGATCGCCCCCGGTGAGCTATTCGAGAAGCTCGTCCGCCGGCTCAACGATCCATCGACGCCTGTCGCTCCGCCCTCGATCAACGCGACGGGCGACTTGCTAACCGGTTGGGCCGCTCCGCCGTTGCCCGCTGCGGCGCGCGAAGCGGCGTTGGCGGTTGCCGAGGGATTCCGACGCGAGCATGGAGCGGCCGCCTCGGTTGCGACCCGATTGCTGCCGTGCGAGGCGGCGAGTTTGTGCTCTTCGCCTGTCGCCGCGTTGAGTGTCGCGATGGAGTCGCTGGCCGGCGGAGGCGTAGCGGTCGTCGGACGCAGCGAGATGCGCGAGCTCGTCGAGGGCGTCCGCTTGGACGAAGTAGCCCGCCGTGCCGGCGTCACACTCCGCGAGGTGGGGGCCACCGACGCGGCGACCCTGGCTGATTACGAAACGGCTCTCGAAGAGGCCAAGGCGAGCGGTTCGGAACGTCGCCTTGTGCTGCACCGCCCCGGCGGCGGGGCGACTCCGTTGGCGGAAGAGCTGGCGTCGCTCGCCAGTCGCCACGGCGCCGCGAGCCTCGTCGATTGCGGCCCCGCTCGACCACGCAACGACACGCCCGCCTACGGAGACACGACGCCCTCGATCGAGGAGACACTCGACGCCGGTGTGGACGCGGCGATCGTGGCGACCGGCGGCCTGCTTGGTGGGCCGGTGGGCGGCCTGCTGCTCGGCAAGCGTTCGGTTCTTGAACGCATCAATGCGAGCGGCGCGGCGCGTGCCGATCTGATCGATCCCATGCTCGACGCGGCGCTGGCGGCGACTCTGGCACTCTTCGATCAGCCCGATTCGCTCCGATTCACGCACCCCTTGCACCAGTTGCTCGATGCGCCGCAGGAAAACCTACGCACGCGCGCTGAACGCCTCGCCCCGCTGATCGCCGTCGCCGAGGGGGTCGCCTCCGCCGAGGCCGTTGAGATTGCCGGCGGGCTTCGCCCCGGTTGGTGTGTGGAGATCACGCCGGAGGGGAGCCCCAGCGAGTTGCTCTCCGCCGTCTCCAAGCGGGGCCCGGGCCTCGTCTTGGGGCAGACCGAAAGGGGTCTTAGCCTCGATTTACGGTCGGTCTTCGCCAGCCAGGACCGGTCGATCGCCGCTGCTTTCGGGGCCGAGCCGCTCCAGGGAGAGCCGTCGGAGGGGCAGAGTGGCTGA